A window from Gopherus flavomarginatus isolate rGopFla2 chromosome 4, rGopFla2.mat.asm, whole genome shotgun sequence encodes these proteins:
- the TMEM178A gene encoding transmembrane protein 178A has translation MWPGCGGVRAAGGAMGRRRALVSALSLCLSLCALGLLLTALLTDHWYETDPRRHRAGCERRAPRPRLPTLPLRRRLPRRAGPPASGPEPARWPGLGVLRSGCARPLFATHAGLWRKCYCLGIDPHLDSLVERGIVQRCTAIKYHFSQPMRLRNIPFNLTKTIQQDEWHLLHLRRITAGFLGMAAAVLLCGCIVAAVSFFWEESLTQHVAGLLFLMTGIFCTISLCTYAASVSYDLNRLPAFIYRLPEDVEHGYSWSIFCAWCSLGFVVAAGCLCAAYPFVSRTKIIHLKSARNSSV, from the exons ATGTGGCCGGGCTGTGGCGGCGTGCGGGCGGCGGGCGGCGCCATGGGGCGGAGGCGGGCGCTGGTCAGCGCGCTCAGCCTGTGCCTCAGCCTCTgcgccctggggctgctgctcacCGCCCTCCTCACCGACCACTGGTACGAGACCGACCCCCGGCGGCACCGCGCCGGCTGCGAGCGCCGCGCCCCGCGCCCCCGCCTGCCCACCTTGCCCCTGCGCCGCCGCCTGCCCCGCCGCGCCGGGCCGCCCGCCTCCGGCCCGGAGCCCGCTCGCTGGCCGGGGCTGGGCGTCCTGCGGTCCGGCTGCGCCCGCCCGCTCTTCGCCACCCACGCCGGCCTGTGGAGGAAATGCTACTGCCTGGGCATCGACCCGCACCTGGACAGCCTGGTGGAGAGAG gtattgttcagaGATGCACAGCTATCAAATACCACTTCTCCCAGCCAATGCGCTTACGAAACATTCCATTCAACTTAACCAAGACCATCCAGCAAGATGAGTGGCATCTGCTTC ATTTAAGAAGAATCACGGCTGGTTTTCTGGGCATGGCAGCTGCTGTTCTTCTCTGTGGATGCATTGTAGCGGCAGTCAGTTTCTTCTGGGAGGAAAGCCTCACACAGCACGTGGCAGGCCTCCTATTCCTTATGACAG GAATATTTTGCACTATTTCTCTGTGCACTTATGCAGCAAGTGTATCATATGATCTAAACCGCCTACCAGCATTCATATATAGGCTTCCTGAAGATGTGGAACATGGATACAGCTGGTCTATATTTTGTGCTTGGTGCAGTTTAGGATTTGTAGTAGCAGCAGGATGTCTTTGCGCTGCTTATCCATTTGTTAGCAGGACCAAGATTATTCATCTAAAATCTGCCAGAAACTCTTCTGTATGA